The following are from one region of the Streptomyces tuirus genome:
- a CDS encoding aminotransferase class I/II-fold pyridoxal phosphate-dependent enzyme, producing the protein MTADHTRAPVLEALDEYRRKGHLSFTPPGHKQARGADPAVREILGDAVFHGDVLASGGLDDRLTRGRVLQRAQELMADAVHAEHTFFSTCGSSLSVKAAMLSAAGPHEKLLIGRDAHKSVVAGLIISGIEPVWVEPRWDAERNLAHPPSAEEFDRAFEAHPDARGALVTSPTPYGGCADLGAIADVCHGRSRPLIVDEAWGAHLPFHPDLPSWAMDAGADICVTSIHKMGSGLEQGSVFHLQGDLVPPELLGMRADLLGTTSPSVLIYAGLDGWRRQMALHGEELMGGALDLAAGVRAAIEEIDGLHVNDRDDFCGPGLADDFDPLPGVIDLTGLGITGFQAADWLREHRHIDAHLVDHRRIGAQITHGDDRETTGQLLEALRDLVRAAPDLPSAPRVEVPSPAELRMEQAVLPRDAFFGAAESAPLGEAAGRIAAEMITPYPPGIPAVLPGERLTEPVLAYLRTGLDAGMNLPDPEDPELETIRVLAE; encoded by the coding sequence ATGACTGCCGACCACACGCGAGCACCGGTTCTGGAAGCCCTGGACGAGTACCGGCGCAAGGGGCATCTGTCGTTCACTCCCCCCGGGCACAAGCAGGCCCGCGGCGCCGATCCGGCGGTCCGGGAGATCCTCGGTGACGCGGTGTTCCACGGGGACGTGCTGGCCTCGGGCGGTCTGGACGACCGGCTCACCCGGGGCCGGGTGCTGCAACGGGCCCAGGAGCTGATGGCCGACGCGGTGCACGCCGAGCACACGTTCTTCAGCACATGCGGGAGTTCCCTGTCGGTCAAGGCCGCGATGCTGTCGGCCGCGGGGCCGCACGAGAAGCTGCTGATCGGGCGCGACGCCCACAAGTCCGTGGTGGCGGGGCTGATCATCTCCGGTATCGAGCCGGTCTGGGTCGAGCCCCGGTGGGACGCCGAGCGGAACCTGGCCCATCCCCCGTCCGCCGAGGAGTTCGACCGGGCCTTCGAGGCGCATCCGGACGCGCGCGGCGCGCTGGTCACGAGCCCCACGCCGTACGGAGGCTGCGCGGACCTGGGGGCGATCGCCGACGTCTGTCACGGGCGCTCGCGGCCGCTGATCGTCGACGAGGCGTGGGGCGCGCATCTGCCCTTCCACCCGGATCTTCCGTCCTGGGCGATGGACGCGGGCGCGGACATCTGCGTGACCAGCATCCACAAGATGGGCAGCGGTCTGGAGCAGGGTTCGGTCTTCCATCTCCAGGGCGACCTGGTGCCGCCGGAGCTGCTCGGGATGCGGGCGGACCTGCTCGGCACCACCAGCCCCTCGGTGCTGATCTACGCGGGCCTGGACGGCTGGCGGCGGCAGATGGCGCTGCACGGCGAGGAACTGATGGGCGGTGCGCTGGATCTCGCCGCCGGGGTCCGCGCCGCCATCGAGGAGATCGACGGACTGCACGTCAACGACCGGGACGACTTCTGCGGCCCCGGCCTGGCCGACGACTTCGACCCGCTGCCCGGCGTCATCGACCTCACCGGACTCGGGATCACCGGCTTCCAGGCGGCGGACTGGCTGCGCGAGCACCGGCACATCGACGCGCACCTGGTGGACCACCGCCGCATCGGCGCCCAGATCACCCACGGCGACGACCGGGAGACCACCGGGCAGCTGCTGGAGGCGCTGCGGGACCTCGTGCGGGCCGCACCGGACCTGCCCAGCGCTCCGCGGGTGGAGGTGCCCTCCCCGGCGGAGCTGCGCATGGAGCAGGCGGTGCTGCCCCGCGACGCCTTCTTCGGCGCGGCCGAGTCCGCGCCGCTGGGCGAGGCGGCCGGGCGGATCGCGGCAGAGATGATCACGCCGTATCCCCCGGGCATCCCCGCGGTCCTCCCGGGCGAGCGCCTGACGGAGCCGGTGCTGGCGTACCTGCGGACGGGGCTGGACGCGGGCATGAACCTGCCCGACCCGGAGGATCCGGAGCTGGAGACGATCCGGGTGCTCGCGGAGTGA
- a CDS encoding LysR family transcriptional regulator ArgP: MMTDLPLDQVRTLLAVVDEGTFDAAAAALHVTPSAISQRVKALEQRTGRVLLLRTKPVRPTESGEVLVRLARQVARLEHDACAELGLADTGEPVRVSVAVNADSLATWFLPVLSRVPQEPRLCFELRREDEDHTAALLREGVVMAAVTSSPDPVPGCSVRPLGRMRYLPVAAPDFAAHHLGGPLAQVLTEVPVVVFDRRDDFQDGFVRRLTRGRSGASALRHYVPTSEGFVEAVAAGLGWGLVPEPQADPLLRDGRLVGITPGRPVDVPLYWQQWKLDSPALAQVADTVTATAAEMLRG; encoded by the coding sequence ATGATGACCGATCTCCCGCTGGACCAGGTGCGGACCCTGCTCGCCGTCGTGGACGAGGGGACCTTCGACGCGGCGGCGGCCGCGCTGCATGTGACACCGTCGGCGATCAGCCAGCGGGTGAAGGCGCTGGAGCAGCGCACGGGCCGGGTCCTGCTGCTGCGGACCAAGCCGGTGCGGCCGACCGAGTCGGGCGAGGTGCTGGTGCGGCTGGCCCGCCAGGTGGCACGGCTGGAGCACGACGCCTGCGCGGAGCTGGGGCTGGCCGACACCGGCGAGCCGGTCCGGGTGTCCGTCGCGGTGAACGCGGACTCGCTGGCCACCTGGTTCCTGCCCGTGCTCTCGCGCGTGCCGCAGGAGCCGCGGCTCTGCTTCGAACTGCGCCGCGAGGACGAGGACCACACGGCGGCCCTGCTGCGGGAAGGTGTGGTGATGGCCGCGGTGACCTCGTCGCCCGACCCCGTGCCGGGCTGCTCCGTGCGGCCGCTCGGGCGGATGCGCTACCTCCCCGTGGCCGCGCCGGACTTCGCCGCGCACCACCTCGGCGGGCCCCTGGCGCAGGTGCTGACGGAGGTGCCCGTGGTGGTCTTCGACCGGCGTGACGACTTCCAGGACGGCTTCGTCCGCAGGCTCACCCGGGGGCGGAGCGGCGCGAGCGCGCTCCGGCACTATGTGCCGACCTCGGAGGGGTTCGTCGAGGCCGTGGCCGCCGGGCTGGGGTGGGGGCTGGTGCCGGAGCCCCAGGCGGATCCGCTGCTGCGCGACGGCCGGCTCGTCGGCATCACCCCGGGCCGCCCGGTCGACGTGCCGCTGTACTGGCAGCAGTGGAAGCTCGACTCGCCTGCGCTGGCGCAGGTGGCGGACACGGTCACGGCGACGGCGGCCGAGATGCTGCGGGGCTGA
- a CDS encoding alpha-ketoglutarate-dependent dioxygenase AlkB — protein sequence MHHLQGSLFDQADELRLGSLDGISRTHLGFGAWLDVLPGWLGGSDELFERLAAEVPWRAERRTMYDSVVDVPRLLAFYGADDRLPHPVLDEARDALSAHYGEELGEPFATAGLCYYRDGRDSVAWHGDRIGRGARADTMVAILSVGAPRDLLLRPMRGGRDTVRRPLGHGDLVVMGGSCQRTWEHSIPKSARATEPRISIQFRPHGVR from the coding sequence ATGCACCACCTCCAGGGCTCCCTCTTCGACCAGGCCGACGAGCTCCGACTCGGCTCTCTGGACGGGATCAGCCGTACCCACCTCGGCTTCGGCGCTTGGCTCGACGTGCTGCCCGGCTGGCTCGGCGGCTCGGACGAACTGTTCGAACGACTGGCCGCCGAGGTCCCGTGGCGGGCGGAACGGCGCACGATGTACGACAGCGTGGTCGACGTCCCACGCCTGCTCGCGTTCTACGGCGCGGACGACCGGCTGCCGCACCCCGTGCTGGACGAGGCACGGGACGCGCTGAGCGCCCACTACGGCGAGGAGCTGGGCGAGCCGTTCGCCACCGCCGGGCTGTGCTACTACCGCGACGGCCGGGACAGCGTCGCGTGGCACGGCGACCGGATCGGACGCGGGGCGCGCGCGGACACCATGGTCGCGATCCTGTCGGTCGGAGCACCCCGTGACCTGCTGCTGCGCCCGATGCGAGGCGGCCGGGACACCGTGCGCCGTCCACTGGGCCACGGCGACCTCGTCGTGATGGGCGGCTCCTGCCAGCGCACCTGGGAGCACTCGATCCCCAAGAGCGCCCGGGCGACGGAGCCGCGCATCAGCATCCAGTTCCGTCCGCACGGCGTGCGCTGA
- a CDS encoding LysE/ArgO family amino acid transporter, translating into MTSTFTAGAAGFGTGLSLIVAIGAQNAFVLRQGIRRQAVLAVVAICALSDAALIALGVGGVGAVVVRWPGALTAVGWIGGAFLLVYGALAVRRVLRPGGDGLRTEGEAAGSVRRAVLTCLAMTWLNPHVYLDTVLLLGSVAADHGELRWTFGLGAVLASLCWFTALGFGARMLGRFLAKPAAWRVLDGLVAATMIVLGAVLVVGS; encoded by the coding sequence ATGACCAGCACCTTCACCGCCGGCGCCGCCGGATTCGGCACCGGACTGTCCCTCATCGTCGCCATCGGCGCCCAGAACGCCTTCGTCCTGCGCCAGGGGATCCGCCGCCAGGCCGTCCTCGCCGTGGTCGCCATCTGCGCCCTGTCGGACGCGGCGCTGATCGCGCTCGGGGTCGGCGGGGTCGGCGCGGTGGTGGTGAGGTGGCCGGGCGCCCTGACCGCGGTCGGCTGGATCGGCGGCGCGTTCCTGCTGGTCTACGGCGCACTGGCGGTCCGCCGGGTGCTGCGGCCCGGCGGGGACGGGCTGCGGACGGAGGGAGAGGCGGCCGGATCGGTGCGCCGGGCCGTGCTCACCTGTCTGGCGATGACCTGGCTCAACCCGCACGTCTACCTCGACACCGTCTTGCTGCTCGGTTCCGTCGCAGCCGACCACGGCGAGCTGCGCTGGACCTTCGGTCTCGGCGCGGTGCTGGCGAGCCTGTGCTGGTTCACCGCCCTCGGGTTCGGCGCCCGGATGCTCGGCCGTTTCCTCGCCAAGCCGGCCGCATGGCGCGTCCTGGACGGCCTCGTCGCCGCCACGATGATCGTGCTCGGCGCCGTGCTCGTCGTCGGAAGCTGA
- a CDS encoding TetR/AcrR family transcriptional regulator produces the protein MPKPVVPEEKRRRRRPTKSGTVLSEELIVETALRMLREHGSAGLTARRLGLALDADPSTLYRYFRGMDDLTLAIGDALIGQALQGWRPTGEWRADLRSFGLRIHAAYLAHPQAALLTTNRVTGRAHELAADEAVLDVLRRAGFPLPDTVRIYHAFIDQTLAFAALDAASLALPSDSLHADEDMWRSTYARLPATTHPRIAEAAPLLATRMLTSAYPTALEMLLDSAAARLEGIRD, from the coding sequence GTGCCCAAGCCCGTGGTGCCCGAGGAGAAACGCCGCCGGCGCCGGCCCACCAAGAGCGGCACCGTGCTGTCCGAGGAGCTGATCGTCGAGACCGCGCTGCGCATGCTGCGCGAACACGGCAGCGCCGGACTCACCGCCCGCCGGCTGGGTCTCGCCCTGGACGCCGACCCCAGCACGCTCTACCGGTACTTCCGCGGCATGGACGACCTGACCCTCGCCATCGGCGACGCGCTCATCGGCCAGGCCCTTCAGGGCTGGCGGCCCACGGGCGAGTGGCGGGCGGACCTGCGGTCGTTCGGGCTGCGCATCCATGCCGCGTACCTCGCCCATCCGCAGGCCGCCCTGCTCACGACCAACCGCGTCACCGGCCGGGCCCACGAACTGGCCGCGGACGAGGCCGTCCTGGACGTCCTGCGCAGGGCCGGTTTCCCGCTGCCCGACACCGTCCGCATCTACCACGCCTTCATCGACCAGACCCTGGCCTTCGCCGCGCTGGACGCCGCCTCGCTGGCCCTGCCCAGCGACTCGCTGCACGCCGACGAGGACATGTGGCGCTCGACGTACGCCCGTCTGCCCGCCACCACCCATCCCCGCATCGCCGAGGCGGCGCCCCTGCTCGCCACCCGCATGCTCACCAGCGCCTACCCGACGGCCCTGGAGATGCTGCTGGACAGCGCTGCGGCCCGGCTGGAGGGCATCCGCGACTGA
- a CDS encoding WhiB family transcriptional regulator: MDNWRDHAACRHEDPELFFPIGTSGPALLQTEQAKAVCRRRCPVQEQCLQWALDTGQSIGVWGGTSENERRALKRRTAARRRSG; this comes from the coding sequence ATGGACAACTGGCGAGACCACGCTGCCTGTCGGCACGAGGACCCCGAGCTCTTCTTCCCGATCGGCACCTCCGGCCCGGCTCTGCTGCAGACGGAGCAGGCCAAGGCGGTGTGCCGGCGACGCTGCCCCGTGCAGGAGCAGTGTCTGCAATGGGCCCTGGACACGGGGCAGTCCATCGGCGTGTGGGGCGGGACGAGCGAGAACGAACGGCGTGCCCTCAAGCGCCGCACGGCCGCCCGCCGCCGCTCCGGCTGA
- a CDS encoding MFS transporter, with product MDASESTTEEGEPEPRAPHRRGRRRWAMDTRPLRRPAYRRLWVSTIVTAVGSQLTAVAVPKQIYDITGSSAWVGAASLAGLVPLIVFALWGGAIADIMDRRKLLLITNSGIAVTSLLFWLQAFLGLESVGALMLLLAVQQAFWGLNAPARTASIARLVPEDELPAAGALGSTVMQTGQVAGPLLAGALIPVIGLPELYLIDALALCVTVWAVYRLPALPPLAGSAVRRAGVKEIAAGFRYISGHTVLLLSFLADIIAMVLGMPRALFPQLASQTYAPYGEGLALGLLFAAIPIGAVLGGLFSGTFSRARRHGWMVIGAVVAWGVAIAGFGLSRNLWVAVAFLALAGVADMVSMVFRGAILLSAATDEMRGRMQGVFTVVVAGGPRLADVLHGTAGSAFGPRTAVAGGGLLVVVTMLVLAASVPALRRYRV from the coding sequence GTGGACGCGAGCGAGAGCACGACCGAAGAGGGGGAACCCGAACCGCGGGCGCCCCACCGCCGGGGCCGGCGGCGCTGGGCCATGGACACCCGCCCCCTGCGCCGCCCCGCCTACCGGCGGCTGTGGGTCTCGACCATCGTCACCGCCGTCGGCAGCCAGCTCACCGCCGTCGCCGTCCCCAAGCAGATCTACGACATCACCGGCTCCTCGGCATGGGTCGGCGCCGCGAGCCTGGCCGGGCTCGTGCCCCTGATCGTGTTCGCGCTGTGGGGCGGGGCGATCGCCGACATCATGGACCGGCGCAAGCTGCTGCTGATCACCAACAGCGGCATCGCCGTCACCTCCCTGCTGTTCTGGCTCCAGGCCTTCCTGGGGCTGGAATCGGTGGGCGCGCTCATGCTGCTGCTCGCCGTGCAGCAGGCCTTCTGGGGCCTGAACGCGCCGGCCCGCACTGCCTCCATAGCCCGGCTGGTCCCTGAGGACGAACTGCCCGCCGCGGGCGCTCTCGGCTCGACCGTGATGCAGACCGGGCAGGTGGCGGGCCCCCTGCTCGCCGGCGCCCTCATCCCCGTCATCGGGCTGCCCGAGCTGTACCTCATCGACGCCCTGGCCCTGTGCGTGACGGTGTGGGCGGTGTACCGGCTGCCGGCGCTGCCGCCCCTGGCCGGTTCGGCGGTGCGGCGCGCGGGGGTGAAGGAGATCGCCGCCGGTTTCCGCTACATCTCCGGGCACACGGTGCTGCTGCTGTCGTTCCTCGCCGACATCATCGCCATGGTCCTCGGCATGCCGCGCGCCCTGTTCCCGCAGCTCGCCTCCCAGACCTACGCCCCGTACGGCGAAGGCCTCGCGCTGGGCCTGCTGTTCGCGGCGATCCCCATCGGGGCCGTGCTGGGCGGGCTGTTCTCCGGCACCTTCTCCCGGGCCCGGCGGCACGGCTGGATGGTGATCGGGGCGGTGGTCGCCTGGGGCGTGGCGATCGCGGGCTTCGGGCTGAGTCGCAACCTCTGGGTCGCGGTGGCGTTCCTCGCCCTCGCCGGGGTGGCCGACATGGTCTCCATGGTCTTCCGCGGGGCGATCCTGCTGTCCGCCGCCACCGACGAGATGCGCGGACGCATGCAGGGCGTGTTCACCGTCGTCGTCGCGGGCGGCCCCCGTCTCGCCGATGTGCTGCACGGCACCGCGGGATCCGCCTTCGGCCCCCGCACCGCCGTCGCGGGCGGCGGGCTCCTGGTCGTCGTGACGATGCTGGTGCTGGCCGCCTCCGTACCGGCGCTGCGGCGCTACCGCGTCTGA
- a CDS encoding saccharopine dehydrogenase family protein, giving the protein MRVLLVGAGGVGGAITRIAARRPFFEAMVVADYDPDRAEAAVAALGGDARFTAEQVDAADEAAVARLLQWHRCDVLLNATDPRFVMPLFRAARAAGATYLDMAMSLSRPHAERPYEDCGVKLGDEQFTQAADWEKEGLLALVGMGVEPGLSDVFARYAADELFDEIEEIGIRDGANLTVDGYDFAPSFSIWTTIEECLNPPVVYESGKGWFTTEPFSEPEVFDFPEGIGPVECVNVEHEEVLLVPRWVDARRVTFKYGLGREFVETLKTLHLLGLDRTDPVAVPGPDGPVKVSPRDVVAACLPDPAGLGDRMHGKTCAGTWVRGVKDGEPREVYLYHVVDNQWSMAEYGSQAVVWQTAINPVVALELLATGAWSGTGVLGPEAFPARPFLDLLTDYGSPWGMREQ; this is encoded by the coding sequence ATGCGTGTACTGCTCGTGGGTGCCGGTGGTGTGGGCGGGGCGATCACCCGGATCGCGGCCCGGCGGCCGTTCTTCGAGGCGATGGTGGTGGCGGACTACGACCCGGACCGGGCCGAGGCGGCGGTCGCGGCCCTGGGCGGCGACGCGCGGTTCACCGCGGAGCAGGTGGACGCGGCCGACGAAGCGGCCGTGGCCCGTCTTCTTCAGTGGCACCGCTGTGACGTCCTGCTCAATGCCACGGACCCCCGCTTCGTGATGCCCCTGTTCCGCGCGGCCCGCGCCGCGGGCGCCACCTATCTCGACATGGCGATGTCGCTGTCCCGCCCGCACGCCGAGCGGCCCTACGAGGACTGCGGGGTCAAGCTGGGCGACGAGCAGTTCACACAGGCCGCCGACTGGGAGAAGGAGGGGCTGCTGGCGCTCGTCGGCATGGGAGTGGAGCCGGGCCTGTCGGACGTCTTCGCGCGGTACGCCGCCGACGAACTCTTCGACGAGATCGAGGAGATCGGCATTCGCGACGGCGCGAACCTGACCGTCGACGGCTACGACTTCGCGCCTTCCTTCAGCATCTGGACCACCATCGAGGAGTGCCTCAACCCGCCGGTCGTCTACGAGTCGGGCAAGGGCTGGTTCACCACCGAACCGTTCAGCGAGCCCGAGGTCTTCGACTTCCCCGAGGGCATCGGCCCGGTCGAGTGCGTGAACGTGGAGCACGAGGAGGTGCTGCTCGTGCCGCGCTGGGTCGACGCCCGCCGGGTGACCTTCAAGTACGGCCTGGGCCGGGAGTTCGTCGAGACGCTGAAGACGCTCCACCTGCTGGGCCTGGACCGCACCGACCCGGTGGCCGTGCCCGGGCCGGACGGACCGGTGAAGGTCTCGCCGCGTGACGTGGTCGCCGCGTGTCTGCCCGACCCGGCCGGCCTCGGCGATCGGATGCACGGCAAGACGTGTGCGGGCACCTGGGTGCGGGGCGTGAAGGACGGCGAGCCCCGTGAGGTGTACCTGTACCACGTGGTCGACAACCAGTGGTCGATGGCGGAGTACGGCTCCCAGGCGGTGGTCTGGCAGACGGCGATCAACCCCGTCGTCGCGCTCGAACTCCTCGCCACGGGGGCCTGGTCCGGTACGGGCGTGCTCGGCCCGGAGGCCTTCCCGGCCCGGCCGTTCCTGGACCTGCTGACGGACTACGGCTCTCCCTGGGGCATGCGGGAGCAGTGA
- a CDS encoding DUF488 domain-containing protein, with protein MSVRVRRVYDPAEPEDGVRVLVDRLWPRGLAKDAARVDEWPKALTPSTELRRWYHADEGSYEEFAERYEAELASGEAAEALDSVRDLVRKGDVTLLTASKTPERSHAGVLARLLEG; from the coding sequence ATGAGTGTGCGCGTGCGCCGTGTCTACGATCCCGCCGAGCCGGAGGACGGGGTGCGGGTGCTGGTGGACCGGCTGTGGCCGCGCGGACTGGCGAAGGACGCGGCCCGGGTGGACGAGTGGCCGAAGGCGCTCACCCCGTCGACGGAGCTGCGCCGCTGGTACCACGCGGACGAGGGCTCCTACGAGGAGTTCGCCGAGCGGTACGAAGCGGAACTGGCCTCCGGCGAGGCCGCCGAGGCGCTCGACAGCGTGCGTGATCTGGTCCGCAAGGGCGACGTGACCCTGCTGACCGCGTCGAAGACGCCGGAGCGCAGCCACGCCGGCGTGCTGGCCCGCCTCCTCGAAGGCTGA
- a CDS encoding FAD-binding dehydrogenase, whose product MDADVIVVGAGLAGLVAAHELTSRGRRVALVDQENAGNLGGQAFWSFGGLFLVDSPEQRRLGIKDSFDLAWSDWRGSAGFDRLEDEDSWAVRWARAYVEFAAGEKRSWLDGHGIRFLPTVGWAERGDLTAHGHGNTVPRFHIAWGTGTGVVEPFVHYAKQAARDGLLTFHHRHRVDALVVEDGTARGVRGTVLADDPAPRGVASSREAIGAFELTAQAVIVTSGGIGANHDIVRRHWPERLGTPPREMVTGVPAYVDGRMLDISAEAGVRLVNRDRMWHYTEGLQNWDPIWPGHGIRILPGPSSMWFDALGRRLPGPFLPGYDTLGTLKHLRTTEDIAGYDHSWFILTQKIIEKEFALSGSEQNPDITAKDRAGFLKERILGKGAPGPVDAFLRKGADFVTASTVEQLVAKMNELTDKPLLDAAGIKRQIEARDLQIANPYAKDAQVQGIRNARRYIGDRLGRVATPHRILDPAVGPLIGVKLHVLTRKTLGGIQTDLDSRALGTDGRPVEGLYAAGEVAGFGGGGVHGYNALEGTFLGGCLFSGRAAGRAAAQQTA is encoded by the coding sequence ATGGATGCCGATGTCATCGTCGTCGGAGCGGGCCTCGCCGGCCTGGTCGCGGCGCACGAACTGACCAGCAGGGGACGGCGGGTCGCCCTCGTCGACCAGGAGAACGCCGGCAACCTCGGCGGCCAGGCCTTCTGGTCCTTCGGCGGGCTGTTCCTCGTCGACTCGCCCGAGCAGCGCCGCCTGGGCATCAAGGACTCCTTCGACCTCGCCTGGAGCGACTGGCGGGGCAGCGCGGGCTTCGACCGGCTGGAGGACGAGGACTCCTGGGCCGTGCGCTGGGCCCGCGCCTACGTCGAGTTCGCCGCGGGGGAGAAGCGGTCCTGGCTCGACGGGCACGGCATCAGGTTCCTGCCCACCGTCGGCTGGGCCGAGCGGGGCGACCTCACCGCACACGGACACGGCAACACCGTGCCCCGCTTCCACATCGCCTGGGGCACCGGCACCGGCGTCGTCGAACCGTTCGTGCACTACGCCAAGCAGGCCGCCCGCGACGGCCTGCTCACCTTCCACCACCGGCACCGCGTCGACGCACTCGTCGTCGAGGACGGCACCGCCCGGGGCGTGCGCGGCACGGTCCTGGCCGACGACCCCGCACCCCGGGGCGTCGCCTCCAGCCGCGAGGCGATCGGCGCGTTCGAACTCACCGCCCAGGCCGTCATCGTCACCAGCGGCGGTATCGGCGCGAACCACGACATCGTCCGCCGCCACTGGCCCGAGCGCCTCGGCACCCCGCCCCGCGAGATGGTCACCGGCGTTCCTGCCTACGTCGACGGGCGGATGCTCGACATCAGCGCCGAGGCGGGCGTCCGGCTGGTCAACCGCGACCGTATGTGGCACTACACCGAGGGCCTGCAGAACTGGGACCCGATCTGGCCCGGCCACGGCATCCGCATCCTGCCCGGACCGTCGTCGATGTGGTTCGACGCGCTCGGCCGCCGCCTGCCCGGGCCCTTCCTGCCCGGCTACGACACCCTCGGCACCCTGAAACACCTGCGCACCACCGAGGACATCGCCGGGTACGACCACTCCTGGTTCATCCTCACCCAGAAGATCATCGAGAAGGAGTTCGCCCTGTCGGGCTCCGAGCAGAACCCCGACATCACCGCCAAGGACCGCGCCGGATTCCTCAAGGAACGCATCCTCGGCAAGGGCGCGCCCGGCCCCGTCGACGCGTTCCTGCGCAAGGGCGCCGACTTCGTGACCGCGTCCACCGTCGAACAACTCGTCGCGAAGATGAACGAACTCACCGACAAGCCGCTCCTCGACGCGGCCGGGATCAAGCGCCAGATCGAGGCGCGCGACCTGCAGATCGCCAACCCCTACGCCAAGGACGCCCAGGTGCAGGGCATCCGCAACGCCCGCCGCTACATCGGCGACCGCCTCGGCCGGGTCGCCACCCCGCACCGCATCCTCGACCCGGCGGTCGGCCCGCTGATCGGCGTCAAGCTGCACGTCCTCACCCGTAAGACCCTCGGCGGCATCCAGACCGACCTGGACTCCCGCGCCCTCGGGACCGACGGCCGGCCGGTCGAGGGGCTGTACGCGGCCGGCGAGGTCGCGGGTTTCGGCGGCGGCGGCGTCCACGGCTACAACGCCCTGGAGGGCACCTTCCTCGGGGGCTGCCTCTTCTCGGGCCGGGCGGCGGGCCGCGCGGCGGCGCAGCAGACCGCCTGA
- a CDS encoding cyclic nucleotide-binding domain-containing protein produces the protein MTKAIKLLTALPPPQRQRLMTLAREVSFPEDARIFEEDGPADRFWVIRSGAVSLDQQVNSLQRVTVASLGAGDLLGWSWLFPPYVWDFGAVAFSPVRAYEFDARAVLKLCEEEPELGVMLLRNVAEVLAHRLEMTRGKLMEQYTLHRRGVL, from the coding sequence ATGACCAAAGCGATCAAACTCCTGACCGCCCTGCCTCCTCCGCAGCGGCAGCGCCTGATGACGCTGGCCCGGGAGGTGTCCTTTCCCGAGGACGCCCGGATCTTCGAGGAGGACGGCCCGGCCGACCGCTTCTGGGTCATCCGCTCCGGCGCGGTCTCCCTCGACCAGCAGGTGAACTCCTTGCAGCGGGTGACCGTGGCCAGCCTCGGCGCGGGCGACCTGCTCGGCTGGTCGTGGCTGTTCCCGCCGTACGTCTGGGACTTCGGCGCGGTGGCCTTCAGCCCGGTGCGGGCCTACGAGTTCGACGCGCGGGCCGTGCTGAAGCTGTGCGAGGAGGAGCCGGAGCTCGGGGTGATGCTGCTGCGCAACGTCGCCGAGGTGCTCGCGCACCGGCTGGAGATGACCCGGGGCAAGCTGATGGAGCAGTACACCCTGCACCGGCGCGGCGTGCTGTGA
- a CDS encoding TetR/AcrR family transcriptional regulator: protein MAAEGRTGRVTRRRAHTRANLLDAAFSVFAAKGFGHVSIEEVCEAAGYSRGAFYSNFSSLDELFFALYRERADLIAEQVSGALALDGPDLDVPAAVDRVTDVLLLDRDWLLVKTDFLVHAARDPEVARSLLEHRARLRQAIAERLGRARGHTALPAVVGDTDGAAHAVVAAYDGVTTQLLLDRDLEHARGWLKQLLTALLTDGSGTLDHTKH from the coding sequence ATGGCTGCCGAGGGAAGGACCGGGCGCGTGACGAGACGTCGAGCCCACACCCGCGCCAACCTCCTGGACGCCGCGTTCTCCGTGTTCGCGGCCAAGGGCTTCGGGCACGTCTCGATCGAGGAGGTCTGCGAGGCCGCCGGCTACAGCAGGGGCGCCTTCTACTCCAACTTCTCCAGCCTCGACGAGCTCTTCTTCGCCCTCTACCGCGAGCGGGCCGACCTGATCGCCGAGCAGGTCTCCGGCGCCCTCGCCCTCGACGGACCCGACCTCGACGTGCCGGCCGCCGTCGACCGCGTCACCGACGTGCTGCTGCTCGACCGCGACTGGCTCCTGGTGAAGACGGACTTCCTGGTGCACGCCGCCCGCGACCCGGAGGTGGCGCGCAGTCTCCTCGAACACCGCGCGCGGCTGCGCCAGGCCATCGCCGAGCGGCTGGGCCGGGCCCGCGGGCACACCGCGCTGCCCGCCGTAGTGGGGGACACCGACGGCGCCGCCCACGCCGTGGTCGCCGCGTACGACGGCGTCACCACGCAACTGCTGCTGGACCGGGACCTGGAGCACGCCCGCGGCTGGCTGAAGCAACTGCTCACGGCCCTGCTGACCGATGGCAGCGGCACCCTCGATCACACCAAGCACTGA